A region from the Branchiostoma lanceolatum isolate klBraLanc5 chromosome 2, klBraLanc5.hap2, whole genome shotgun sequence genome encodes:
- the LOC136427601 gene encoding histone deacetylase 1-like isoform X2, whose protein sequence is MAYTQPAGKRKICYYYDGDIGNYYYGQGHPMKPHRIRMTHNLLLNYGLYRKMEIYRPHKASFEEMTKYHSDDYIKFLRSIRPDNMSEYSKQMQRFNVGEDCPVFDGLYEFCQLSTGGSVAGAVKLNKQQADIAVNWAGGLHHAKKSEASGFCYVNDIVLAILELLKYHQRVLYVDIDIHHGDGVEEAFYTTDRVMTVSFHKYGEYFPGTGDLRDIGAGKGKYYAVNFPLREGIDDQAYETIFEPVMSKVMEMYQPSAIVLQCGADSLSGDRLGCFNLSLKGHGKCVEFMKKFNIPILMLGGGGYTIRNVARCWTFETSIALGCDVANELPYNDYFEYYGPDFKLHISPSNMTNQNTPEYLEKIKQRLFENLRMLPHAPGVQMQAIPEDAIDQESENDEEEDPDKRVSIRAQDKRITCDEEFSDSEDEGEGGRRDHHSHKKRKRLQREEEAKKEEEKKTEGAKDDTTKSKEVKSEEAATAASPGTQDAKGGAEPSRDAEVKMDTSDSLAPSADTKDSGPVNGSSTVRPILAPSGTPLVAPQDPPASTQPQEEKMEH, encoded by the exons ATGGCGTACACACAACCGGCAGGAAAGCGGAAAATCTGCTACTACTACGATG GTGACATCGGCAACTACTACTATGGCCAGGGTCACCCCATGAAGCCACATCGAATCCGCATGACCCACAACCTGTTACTCAACTATGGACTCTATCGAAAGATGGAAATCTAC CGTCCTCACAAGGCCTCGTTTGAAGAGATGACTAAGTACCACAGTGATGACTACATCAAGTTTCTCCGCTCCATCCGGCCCGACAACATGTCTGAGTACAGCAAACAGATGCAGAGAT TCAATGTTGGAGAAGACTGCCCAGTGTTTGATGGGTTATATGAGTTCTGCCAACTGTCAACAGGAGGATCTGTTG CTGGTGCGGTTAAGTTGAACAAGCAGCAGGCTGATATAGCAGTCAACTGGGCTGGCGGGCTTCACCATGCCAAGAAGTCCGAGGCCTCTGGATTCTGCTATGTCAACGACATTGTTCTGGCCATCCTTGAACTGCTCAA GTACCACCAGCGTGTGTTGTATGTGGACATCGACATCCACCACGGAGACGGCGTGGAGGAGGCCTTCTACACGACAGACCGCGTCATGACGGTGTCCTTCCACAAGTATGGGGAGTACTTCCCAGGAACGGGGGATCTGAGG GACATTGGTGCTGGGAAGGGCAAGTACTATGCTGTCAACTTCCCCCTCCGGGAAGGCATCGATGACCAGGCATACGAAACAATCTTTGAACCA GTGATGTCCAAAGTGATGGAGATGTACCAGCCCAGCGCTATAGTGCTGCAGTGTGGGGCAGACTCTCTGTCAGGAGACAGGCTGGGCTGCTTCAACCTCTCACTCAAAG GTCACGGGAAATGCGTGGAGTTCATGAAAAAGTTCAACATTCCTATCCTGATGCTGGGAGGAGGCGGCTACACGATCCGTAACGTTGCACGTTGCTGGACCTTTGAGACATCCATCGCCCTGGGATGTGACGTCGCCAATG AGCTGCCCTACAACGACTATTTTGAATATTATGGCCCGGACTTCAAGTTACACATCAGCCCCTCTAACATGACCAACCAGAACACGCCAGAGTATCTGGAGAAGATCAA ACAGCGACTGTTTGAGAACTTGAGAATGTTGCCTCATGCACCTGGTGTCCAAATGCAAG CTATTCCGGAGGATGCTATAGACCAGGAGAGTGAGAATGATGAAGAAGAGGACCCAGACAAGCGTGTATCAA TTCGTGCCCAGGACAAGCGAATCACCTGTGACGAGGAGTTTTCTGACAGCGAGGACGAGGGCGAAGGCGGGAGACGCGACCACCACAGCCACAAAAAACGAAAACGATTGCAGAGGGAGGAAGAAGCTAAGAAGGAGGAAGAGAAAAAGACAG AGGGTGCGAAGGACGACACAACTAAGTCGAAGGAGGTCAAATCAGAGGAGGCAGCAACTGCAGCATCACCAGGAACACAAGATGCCAA GGGAGGTGCTGAGCCCAGCAGGGATGCTGAAGTGAAGATGGACACTTCTGACAGCCTGGCACCCAGCGCTGACACCAAGGACTCAG GTCCAGTGAATGGCTCCAGCACAGTCAGACCCATCCTGGCTCCATCCGGAACTCCCCTAGTGGCTCCTCAGGACCCACCCGCCTCCACCCAGCCTCAGGAAGAGAAGATGGAACACTAA
- the LOC136427601 gene encoding histone deacetylase 1-like isoform X1: MAYTQPAGKRKICYYYDGDIGNYYYGQGHPMKPHRIRMTHNLLLNYGLYRKMEIYRPHKASFEEMTKYHSDDYIKFLRSIRPDNMSEYSKQMQRFNVGEDCPVFDGLYEFCQLSTGGSVAGAVKLNKQQADIAVNWAGGLHHAKKSEASGFCYVNDIVLAILELLKYHQRVLYVDIDIHHGDGVEEAFYTTDRVMTVSFHKYGEYFPGTGDLRDIGAGKGKYYAVNFPLRDGIDDEAYEHIFEPVMSKVMEMYQPSAIVLQCGADSLSGDRLGCFNLSLKGHGKCVEFMKKFNIPILMLGGGGYTIRNVARCWTFETSIALGCDVANELPYNDYFEYYGPDFKLHISPSNMTNQNTPEYLEKIKQRLFENLRMLPHAPGVQMQAIPEDAIDQESENDEEEDPDKRVSIRAQDKRITCDEEFSDSEDEGEGGRRDHHSHKKRKRLQREEEAKKEEEKKTEGAKDDTTKSKEVKSEEAATAASPGTQDAKGGAEPSRDAEVKMDTSDSLAPSADTKDSGPVNGSSTVRPILAPSGTPLVAPQDPPASTQPQEEKMEH; this comes from the exons ATGGCGTACACACAACCGGCAGGAAAGCGGAAAATCTGCTACTACTACGATG GTGACATCGGCAACTACTACTATGGCCAGGGTCACCCCATGAAGCCACATCGAATCCGCATGACCCACAACCTGTTACTCAACTATGGACTCTATCGAAAGATGGAAATCTAC CGTCCTCACAAGGCCTCGTTTGAAGAGATGACTAAGTACCACAGTGATGACTACATCAAGTTTCTCCGCTCCATCCGGCCCGACAACATGTCTGAGTACAGCAAACAGATGCAGAGAT TCAATGTTGGAGAAGACTGCCCAGTGTTTGATGGGTTATATGAGTTCTGCCAACTGTCAACAGGAGGATCTGTTG CTGGTGCGGTTAAGTTGAACAAGCAGCAGGCTGATATAGCAGTCAACTGGGCTGGCGGGCTTCACCATGCCAAGAAGTCCGAGGCCTCTGGATTCTGCTATGTCAACGACATTGTTCTGGCCATCCTTGAACTGCTCAA GTACCACCAGCGTGTGTTGTATGTGGACATCGACATCCACCACGGAGACGGCGTGGAGGAGGCCTTCTACACGACAGACCGCGTCATGACGGTGTCCTTCCACAAGTATGGGGAGTACTTCCCAGGAACGGGGGATCTGAGG GACATTGGTGCAGGAAAGGGGAAATACTACGCCGTCAACTTTCCGCTACGAGACGGGATTGACGACGAAGCGTATGAACACATATTTGAGCCA GTGATGTCCAAAGTGATGGAGATGTACCAGCCCAGCGCTATAGTGCTGCAGTGTGGGGCAGACTCTCTGTCAGGAGACAGGCTGGGCTGCTTCAACCTCTCACTCAAAG GTCACGGGAAATGCGTGGAGTTCATGAAAAAGTTCAACATTCCTATCCTGATGCTGGGAGGAGGCGGCTACACGATCCGTAACGTTGCACGTTGCTGGACCTTTGAGACATCCATCGCCCTGGGATGTGACGTCGCCAATG AGCTGCCCTACAACGACTATTTTGAATATTATGGCCCGGACTTCAAGTTACACATCAGCCCCTCTAACATGACCAACCAGAACACGCCAGAGTATCTGGAGAAGATCAA ACAGCGACTGTTTGAGAACTTGAGAATGTTGCCTCATGCACCTGGTGTCCAAATGCAAG CTATTCCGGAGGATGCTATAGACCAGGAGAGTGAGAATGATGAAGAAGAGGACCCAGACAAGCGTGTATCAA TTCGTGCCCAGGACAAGCGAATCACCTGTGACGAGGAGTTTTCTGACAGCGAGGACGAGGGCGAAGGCGGGAGACGCGACCACCACAGCCACAAAAAACGAAAACGATTGCAGAGGGAGGAAGAAGCTAAGAAGGAGGAAGAGAAAAAGACAG AGGGTGCGAAGGACGACACAACTAAGTCGAAGGAGGTCAAATCAGAGGAGGCAGCAACTGCAGCATCACCAGGAACACAAGATGCCAA GGGAGGTGCTGAGCCCAGCAGGGATGCTGAAGTGAAGATGGACACTTCTGACAGCCTGGCACCCAGCGCTGACACCAAGGACTCAG GTCCAGTGAATGGCTCCAGCACAGTCAGACCCATCCTGGCTCCATCCGGAACTCCCCTAGTGGCTCCTCAGGACCCACCCGCCTCCACCCAGCCTCAGGAAGAGAAGATGGAACACTAA